The Nitrospirota bacterium genomic interval TGAAAACAATGATGCGCACAGGTCATTGCGAGGAATAAAATGACGAAGCAATCTCAGAGCAGAAAGATTGCCACGCGGAGTTTATCCTGAGCGTAAAGGCAAGATTGCTTCGCCTTCGGCTCGCAATGACAGAAAGCGAAGGGCTCGTAATGACAAGGGACACTGATTTATGAACAACGAAAAGATTCTCATAGTTGAAGACGAAAAGAAAATATCTGACATCGTAAAGTCCTATCTTGAAAGAGAGGGCTTCGATGTCACTACTGCCGAAACAGGCAGGGAAGCGCTTAAGTTAATTAAAGACAGATTTGACCTCATAATCCTGGACCTTAAACTCCCTGACATTGAAGGAGAAGAAATCTGCCGTTCAATAAGAGGAATATCCGATGTCCCGATAATCATGCTCACTGCAAAAAGCTCAGAAGACGAAAGAGTGAAAGGGCTTGGAATCGGCGCCGACGACTACGTTATCAAACCTTTCAGTCCGAGAGAACTCGTTGCAAGGGTAAAGGCACATCTGAGGAGAACAAAGAAAGGAGAGAAAAAGGTTCTCTCTTTTAACAAAGGCATCCTTATAGTAGACACCACTTCAATGGAGGTTAAAAAACGAGAAGCGCCTGTTTCCCTTACCACAACTGAATTCAGGATACTGCTCTGCCTTGCAGAAAGGCCCGGCGCTGTCCTGAACAGGCTCCAGCTTACGAATACGGTTCAGGGATATGATTTTGAAGGCTATGACAGGGTCATTGACGCACATATAAAGAATATCAGGCACAAGATAGAGGATAACATCCAGAAGCCTGTTTTCATAAAAACTGTTTATGGGGCTGGATATAAATTTATAGGGGTGCGGGATTGAAGACATTTTCGGTGTCATTGCGAGGGACAGAGTCCCGTGGCAATCTCAAAGGGATGGGATTGCTTCACTCCGTTCGCAATGACAGAAAGGGCATGCTAACTTGAAAACAAAAATATTTCTCGCCTTCATAGCAATAATCCTGGCAGCGCTTTTTTCAAACTTCATCTTTGAATGGCTGATAATCAGGGATTTTGACAATTATGTCAGCGGAGTGAGGGAAGACCAGTTTTACTGGACCCTTGCATCTGTTGAGGGAAGCTATTCTGACGGGAAATGGAACAAGGGCTCTCTCTCTGAATCCATACACTGGGCCATGATGCTCGGACTTAACGTGAAGGTTCTTGATAATGCAGGGAAAGAAATCATCTCATCTCACGAGGTGATGGAATCCCTTTCTGAATCCATGAAGCGAAGAATGGATGAGCACTTCCATGTTCACGCGCACGAAGCAGAGGGAAAATTCACTGACTACCCGCTTTATGCAAAGGGCAAAAAAATCGGGACGCTTCTTTCACAGCCATTTCAAAAACAGGAGATACAGGAAAAGGAATCCATATTCAAAAAAAGGACAAAAAATTTCCTTTATGTATCGTTTCTGATTGCAGGCGGAGGCTCGCTGCTTATAGCCTTCCTTCTGAGCCGCTATCTTTCAAAGCCGATAATGAACTTAAAAATGGCAGCAGAGAAGATTGCAGACGGAGATTTCATGGTAAGGACAAGCGCCTCATCCCATGATGAGATAGGAAAATTGTCAGCAGCTTTCAACAAAATGGCAGAGTCTCTTCAGAGGGAAGAGGAACTCAGGAAACATCTTTTTTCCAATATTGCGCATGAACTAAGAACACCCCTGACAATCCTTAAGACCCATGCAGAGGCTATAGCTGATGGAGTGATAGAAAGAGAAAAAGGACTGGAGAACATCAAAAACGAGATTGACAGGCTGATAAAGCTCGTCAAAGGCATAGAAGATATTACGATGGCAGAGGCGAGTTTTTTTACTAAAGGAGAGACCGCAGAGATAAACCTCATGGAATTTCTCTCTGGAATCTGCGATGAGATGCTTCCTGCATTTAAACAAAAAGGACTTGGGATAAAGATTCTAAGGGCAGACGGCCTTCTTATTTCCACAGATATTGAAAAACTTGAAAGGATAACAAGAAACATAATCTCCAATTCCCTGAAGTTCATGGAAAAAGGCGGTGTCCGTATTGACTACGGAACCGAAGGAGAAATGTTCTTTATTGAGATAAGAGATTCAGGCAGGGGAATACCTGAAAACGAGATTCCTTTGATATTCAACCGTTTTTACAGAGGGGCCAAATCAGATACCGAGAGTCTGGGGCTTGGCCTTGCAATAGTCAAGGAGCTCGTTGAAGTGATGGCTGGCAGGATTGAGGTAAAAAGCACGATAGATAAAGGAACGACATTCAGGGTGTTCCTGCCGATAAAAGGCGCCTGAGAACAGCGCCCAATGAACTACCCAGCGGCAAGACCGCAGGGTATCTAAATCAAAACAACTTTAGTCATATGTCGTCATTCCTGCGAAAGCAGGAATCCAGAAAAAGAAAAAACTGGATTCCGCATCAAGTGCGGAATGACAGAAATAAGGAGCCCCAGCCTCCTTGTAAGTTTTCGTTTCAAAAAATCTCTCCATAATTTTTCTTTTCTCTTCATAATTCCTTCATTATTGAATGCTATGTTTTAACCATGACAAAATGGTTATTCATAGTTGCCCTGAGTGGAATTCTAACAGCCAATATCCATGCAGAAACGAAAAAAGAGGAGCCGGAGAAAGGCGTTACACCCTATGGCGTTTCATGCCCCATCTGCGGTGAATACGGGTATTGTAAAAAAGAGGTAAAGCATGAAGAGGCAGTCAAAGCGCTTGAAAAATATTACAAAGAAAAAGGGATGACTATTGCCATAACGAAAAAAGAAGGACGGTTCATAGAGGCAGAGATTTACAAAGACAAGGATTTAGTTGACAGGGTTGTCCTTGACTGTAAAACAGGAAAGATAAGATCAATATATTAGAGGAGGTGAGTTTATGAAGTGGAATGTATTAACAGCGTGGGTGATTATTATCGCAATGACTTTGCTGCTCGGTTCTGATATAGCGGCAGCCCAGACCATCAAGAAAGACGAATCTCTGAGAATGGGGGAAAAAAGACCCACCCTTGATCCAAACATCTTTTCCGATAACGCTAAAATAAAAAAGGCGTATCAGATTGCGAAAGAGATCCCATGGGTTCTTGACAGCATTTACTGCTATTGCTATTACGAGGAGTCTCCGGCATTCAAACATAAGAGCCTTTTAAGCTGTTATGTTGACAACCATGCAGCGATGTGAGACATTTGCATGGGGGAGGCCCTGCGGGCTTCCGAACTTTACAAAAAAGGCTATTCTGTTAAAAAGATAAAGGAAATAGTTGAAAAGGAATACAAGAGATAAAGGAGAAAAGTCTGTCATTCCGTGCTTGACACGGAATCCAGACATGGAAAGATACTGGATTCCCGCTTTCGCGGGAATGACAAATTATAGGAGGAAAAATATGAAAAGATTGGCTGTATTTACATTGGCGCTACTTTTGGTTGCAGGAGTTACTTATGCAGCGGAACAGGCAAATACCACTGAGCAGGTAAAAAAGGCAGAAGCAGTTGGGAATAAAATCTGTCCTGTAAGCGGCGAAAAAATTGATGAAAAGACGAAAGCAACATACGAATACAATGGCAAAATCTACAATTTCTGCTGTCCGATGTGCGTTGAAGAGTTCAAAAAAGACCCTGAGAAATATAATGGTAAAAATAAACAATTGGAGGTAAAATGATGAAAAAGTTTGCTGTATTCAGTTTAATCATGCTTTTAATAGCGGGCATTGCTTATGCAAAAGATTATGAAGTAAAGAAAAAGGCAGGGGAATACGATGTGGAGATAAAAATCGACAAAAACCCGCCTGTAGTGGGCGACAATAATATCACAGTAGAAATTAAAGATGCATCGGGTAAATATGTGACCGATGCAAAGGTGAAGGTTGAATATTCCATGCCTGCCATGCCTGGTATGCCTGCCTCGAACTACAAGACAGACACAGAACTCAAAGGCTATGAATACAAGGCAAAGATGAATCTCTCCATGTCAGGTGCGTGGAATGTCGCAGTAAAAATAACAAGGAGCGGTAAAACCACAACGGTAAAATTCAATGCGGATGCGCACTAAGATAGAAGATAAGAGGATAAGAAGTTTGGAAGATAAGAATATTACCTCCAATGCACAACTTCTCAACTTCTCAACTTCTCAATTTCTAATTCTTTTACTGTTTACTGTCTACTGTTTACTGTCTACTGAAAATGCTTTTGCCGAAGAACTGAAACTTCAGCCCCTGATAGACGAGGCGCTGAAGAGCAATCATGACCTCATTGTATCAGGATTAAAGGTATCCACTTCAAAATACAAGATACCTCAGGTACAGAGCCTTCCTGACCCCATGTTCATGTTCGGCTATCAGAATGAAGGATACGACAGATACACTTATGGCGAGATGCAGGGCGCACAGTGGATGTTCTCTGCATCTCAGATGTTCCCATTCCCCGGGAAGCTATCGTTAAAGGGAGAGATGGCTCTTAGAGATTCTGAAAGCCTAAAGGCATTATACGAATCCGCAAAGCTCACAACAATAGCGAGAATAAAAGAACTTTACTATGACCTGTTCCTCACCTATAGAGACATTGACATCATTAAAGACAAGAATTCGCTTTTCTCAAGGATAGAGGATGCAGCCATTGCAAGATACTCATCAGGCATGGCGCCGCAGCAGGAAGTATTAATGGCTCAAACAGAAAAATACATGCTGCTTGAAAAAGAGGAGATGCTGAAACAAAAGCTGCGATCCATAGAGGCGATGCTAAACACAACCGTTGGCCGGGATGTTAATTCGCCTCTCGGAAGGCCTGTTGAACCTGTTTATGTTTCGTATAACCCAAGCATGGATGAACTTCTTAAAATGTCATACTCAAATTCTCCTCTGATAAAATCCAGAGAAAAGATGATTGCCTCGGCAAAGGCAAAGGTTAATATGGCTGAGAAGGAATATTATCCTGATTTCACCATTGCCGGCTCAGTCTTTGAGCGGAGGGGAGAGTTCAAAGATATGTGGAGCCTCACAACCACAATCAACATACCTATTTTTTATAAAACAAAACAGAAAATGGCTGTGCTTGAGGCAGAATCAGCCCTTTCAGAGGCAAAACACGAACTTGAGGCGGTTAAGTTAATGCTGTCATCCAATATAAGAGAAAACTACTCTATGATTAAGGCTGCGGAAAAATTAACGGAGCTGTACAGGAATGGACTTATACCCAAGGCATATCAGGATTTTGAACTCGCAATTGCCGGATATGTAACAGGAAAAGTCGAGGCAATAACTGTCATAACAAGGCTGAAATCACTTATTGACTATGAGCTTTTATACTGGGGGCAGTTTACGGAAAGAGAGAAGGCAACAGCGAGGCTTGAGGCGATAACAGCAGTCAGCAATCAGCACTCAGTACGCCCTGCTCTTCAGAATAAAATTGAGGCGAGCGTCATTCAGGGAGAAAAAGAAAAATGAAAAAAATAAATCTCATAATTATAATCGGACTGATTTTGACAGCAGGATTAATATTCTATCTCTTAAAGCCGGAGTTCCTGAAAAGCCCTGTAAAAAACAAACCGCCGGCATCTGTGCAATCAGCGGCTCCTGCACATCAGGGACATACCGCAGAGAGTAAAGAGCCGCAGGCTCGGGTTGAAACGCAGCAGAAAGAGCAGACAGAGGAAGCCCCAACTGTCGAGATTCCTCTTGAAAAACAGCAGTTGATAGGCGTAAAAACAGTTGCGGCGTCTGTGAAGCCGCTGCAGAAAATTATCAGAACAGTTGGCCGTATTGAATACGATGAAAGAAGGCTTGCGACTGTCAATACAAAGTTCGAAGGCTGGATTGAAAAACTTTATGTGAACTACACAGGAAAGTATGTCAAAAAAGGCGAGCCGCTTGCAGAGATTTATAGCCCTGAGCTTGTCGCAACTCAGCAGGAATTCTTAAACGCGCTTAAGTGGGCAAAACCGGGCGCAGACAAAGACAGCGCCTTAGGCAAAATGCTTTCAAAGGATGCTGAGGCAATAATTGAAGCGGCAAAACAGAGGCTGAGGTTATGGGACATAAACGATGCGCAGATTAAAAAAATTGAAGAGGCAGGAAAACCTATAAGAACATTAACCATATACAGCCCTGCAAGCGGCTATGTCGTGCAGAAAACAGCATTGCAGGGAATGCGCGTTATGTCAGGTGAAAAGCTATTTGATATTGCAGACCTTTCCACGGTCTGGATAGTATCGGATATATACGAATATGAAGTGCATTTAATGAAAACAGGGCAGACCGCAAAGATAAGCCTGAGCTATTTCCCCGGCAGGGAATTTTCATCAACAATTGACTACATCTACCCTTCACTTGCAGGAGAAACAAGAACAGCAAAGATAAGGTTCACAATAGCAAACCCGGGCGGACAGCTCAAACCACAGATGTTTACCAACGTAGAGGTAAAAATCAACTTAGGCAGTAAACTTGTTATACCTGAAAGCGCTGTGATTGATACCGGAATAAGGCAGATAGTTTACGTTGATAAGGGAGAAGGGTATTTTGAGCCGAGAGAGGTTATGTTAGGGCTTAAGGCAGAGGGCATGGCAGAAGTTCTCAAAGGAATAAAGGCAGGGGAAAAAGTGGCGTCGTCAGGCAACTTCCTTATTGACTCAGAGGCTCAGTTAAAAGGGATAAAGCCGCTTGAAGGGCATAAACATTGAAAGAAAGTGAAGAGTGACAGTGTACAGTGCCAGTGAACAGACTCAGAAAACTGAACATTGACACGGAAAAAACTGACACTAATCACTGACACTGATACTAAACAACAATGATTGCTAAAATAATAGAACTAAGCGCAAGGAACAAATTCATAATCTTTCTGCTGGTATTTTTCCTCTTAGCATGGGGATACTGGGCGCTTAAGAATACTCCGCTTGATGCAATACCTGATTTAAGCGACACTCAGGTAATCATCTATACGGAGTGGCCCGGAAAAAGCCCTGACCTTGTTGAAGACCAGATAACTTATCCGATAACATCAACGCTCCTTGCAGCGCCAAAGGTTCAGGTTGTAAGAGGGTTCTCTTATCTCGGAAGCTCGTTTATCTATGTAATCTTTGAAGAAGGGACAGATATCTACTGGGCACGCAGCAGGGTGCTTGAATACCTTCAGTCAGTAAAAAATAAAATCCCTGCTGAAGTCAATCCTGTTTTGGGGCCTGACGCAACAAGCGTGGGATGGGGATTCTCTTATGCTGTAGTTGATGAGACAGGCAGGCACGACCTCTCAGAACTTCGCTCTGTGCAGGATTACAACATAAAACTTGCACTTGAGGGTGTGCCGGGTGTCTCTCAGGTTGCAAGCATTGGCGGGTTCGTAAAGCAGTATCAGATAACAATAGACCCTAACAAGCTTCTTGCATATAACCTTCCGATAACCACAGTTATGGATGCAATAAGGAAAAGCAATAAAGATGTGGAAGGCAGAGTGCTTGAATTCTCGGGCATTGAATATATGGTAAGAGGAAGAGGTTATATCAA includes:
- a CDS encoding response regulator transcription factor gives rise to the protein MNNEKILIVEDEKKISDIVKSYLEREGFDVTTAETGREALKLIKDRFDLIILDLKLPDIEGEEICRSIRGISDVPIIMLTAKSSEDERVKGLGIGADDYVIKPFSPRELVARVKAHLRRTKKGEKKVLSFNKGILIVDTTSMEVKKREAPVSLTTTEFRILLCLAERPGAVLNRLQLTNTVQGYDFEGYDRVIDAHIKNIRHKIEDNIQKPVFIKTVYGAGYKFIGVRD
- a CDS encoding HAMP domain-containing histidine kinase gives rise to the protein MKTKIFLAFIAIILAALFSNFIFEWLIIRDFDNYVSGVREDQFYWTLASVEGSYSDGKWNKGSLSESIHWAMMLGLNVKVLDNAGKEIISSHEVMESLSESMKRRMDEHFHVHAHEAEGKFTDYPLYAKGKKIGTLLSQPFQKQEIQEKESIFKKRTKNFLYVSFLIAGGGSLLIAFLLSRYLSKPIMNLKMAAEKIADGDFMVRTSASSHDEIGKLSAAFNKMAESLQREEELRKHLFSNIAHELRTPLTILKTHAEAIADGVIEREKGLENIKNEIDRLIKLVKGIEDITMAEASFFTKGETAEINLMEFLSGICDEMLPAFKQKGLGIKILRADGLLISTDIEKLERITRNIISNSLKFMEKGGVRIDYGTEGEMFFIEIRDSGRGIPENEIPLIFNRFYRGAKSDTESLGLGLAIVKELVEVMAGRIEVKSTIDKGTTFRVFLPIKGA
- a CDS encoding YHS domain-containing protein: MKRLAVFTLALLLVAGVTYAAEQANTTEQVKKAEAVGNKICPVSGEKIDEKTKATYEYNGKIYNFCCPMCVEEFKKDPEKYNGKNKQLEVK
- a CDS encoding FixH family protein yields the protein MMKKFAVFSLIMLLIAGIAYAKDYEVKKKAGEYDVEIKIDKNPPVVGDNNITVEIKDASGKYVTDAKVKVEYSMPAMPGMPASNYKTDTELKGYEYKAKMNLSMSGAWNVAVKITRSGKTTTVKFNADAH
- a CDS encoding TolC family protein, whose translation is MEDKNITSNAQLLNFSTSQFLILLLFTVYCLLSTENAFAEELKLQPLIDEALKSNHDLIVSGLKVSTSKYKIPQVQSLPDPMFMFGYQNEGYDRYTYGEMQGAQWMFSASQMFPFPGKLSLKGEMALRDSESLKALYESAKLTTIARIKELYYDLFLTYRDIDIIKDKNSLFSRIEDAAIARYSSGMAPQQEVLMAQTEKYMLLEKEEMLKQKLRSIEAMLNTTVGRDVNSPLGRPVEPVYVSYNPSMDELLKMSYSNSPLIKSREKMIASAKAKVNMAEKEYYPDFTIAGSVFERRGEFKDMWSLTTTINIPIFYKTKQKMAVLEAESALSEAKHELEAVKLMLSSNIRENYSMIKAAEKLTELYRNGLIPKAYQDFELAIAGYVTGKVEAITVITRLKSLIDYELLYWGQFTEREKATARLEAITAVSNQHSVRPALQNKIEASVIQGEKEK
- a CDS encoding efflux RND transporter periplasmic adaptor subunit, giving the protein MKKINLIIIIGLILTAGLIFYLLKPEFLKSPVKNKPPASVQSAAPAHQGHTAESKEPQARVETQQKEQTEEAPTVEIPLEKQQLIGVKTVAASVKPLQKIIRTVGRIEYDERRLATVNTKFEGWIEKLYVNYTGKYVKKGEPLAEIYSPELVATQQEFLNALKWAKPGADKDSALGKMLSKDAEAIIEAAKQRLRLWDINDAQIKKIEEAGKPIRTLTIYSPASGYVVQKTALQGMRVMSGEKLFDIADLSTVWIVSDIYEYEVHLMKTGQTAKISLSYFPGREFSSTIDYIYPSLAGETRTAKIRFTIANPGGQLKPQMFTNVEVKINLGSKLVIPESAVIDTGIRQIVYVDKGEGYFEPREVMLGLKAEGMAEVLKGIKAGEKVASSGNFLIDSEAQLKGIKPLEGHKH